A single window of Nicotiana sylvestris chromosome 3, ASM39365v2, whole genome shotgun sequence DNA harbors:
- the LOC138888049 gene encoding uncharacterized protein, with translation MDKIRNEDIREKVGVAPIEDKMWEARLRWFGHIQRRSIDAPVRRYERLDVVGTRRGRGKPKKYWGEFQNKVNPKGIQRKINNVQDNEFKREVSLSGRRKKDLSGVHGDFNEHDMPFGLDV, from the exons atggataagattagaaatgaagatattcgagagaaggtgggcgtggcccccatagaggacaagatgtgggaagcaagactcagatggttcgggcacattcagaggaggagcattgATGCACCAGTCAGGAGGTATGAGCGACTGGatgtggtgggcacgaggagaggtagagggaaacctaagaagtattggggagag TTCCAGAATAAAGTTAacccgaaagggattcaaagaaaaataaacaatgtacaggataatgaatttaaacgagaggtatccctttcggggagaagaaagaaggacttatctggagtgcatggggacttcaatgaacatgacatgccttttggactggatgtctgA